The nucleotide sequence GCGTGGCTCCGGCCAGAGGGGTCAACGAACCTTTATGGCTCAAGGTGAAACCGGTGATGTTCGGAGAGGCCCCGGCGTTCAGGACATAGACGAGGTCGTGGTCGACGGTCAAACTGACGGGAAAGTCCCCTCCCGAGTCGACCTCGTCAACTAATTTCAGGCCGTCCGGCCGGACTCGGAAGACGGAAATTTCATTACTCCCTCCATTGACGGCCAACAACCATCGGTTGTCTCGGCTCAGGACAAGGGAATTCTGAGAACCCAGCGGATCGAGCCCGCCGCCGGAACCCGTTCCTCCGGTTGATATTGAACCGACTTTTGTCAGGATGCCGTCTTTGTCCCGGTCAAATATAACCACGTTGTTCCCATCGGGGGCATTGGTCATGGCATACACCGCCCCGGTCGCGCCCTCGTCTCTGTCATGCGGGCTTTCCGCAAAGACTGTCCCCGCGGTGATCATCAACATTCCCACGCCCAAAACGCTTCCCAGGATTTTGCTTTTCATTTCGACTCTCCTTTATGTGTCGCGGTTAATATGTCGTTTACGCCGTAACGAATAACAGGCAGCGGCCACTCCATCCGATCGATGAGGCATGATGGTTTCTGTGCTTATTTATTCATCTCGTTCATTTGGTTTTCCTTCATTTCGTTTTCCTTCATCATCTTGTCCTGTTGCATCGTCCCCTGATTTTTCATCTCCTTTTTCTTCATCATCATTCCCTTTTTCTTCATTTCTTTTCCTTGAGCGATCATCTCGTCTCCCTTCTTGATCATCTCATCGGCGCTCATTTGTTCGCTCTGCATCATCTCCCCTGGCTTGCCGTCCTTCATCATGCCGCCCGGCTCCGTCGCGAACGCCGAAAGATTCAAGAAAAGCACTCCAAACAAGGCCAGCATCCAGGACGAAAGATTTCTACTCACGGGGGTCTTCATGGGATCCTCCTTTTGGGGTTAGATTCACTTTTTTCTTACACGTTGGGAAAAAGCTTATTTCAATACCGGCACGGCGATCTTACCGAAGGAACATGAAGACACGATAAAGCAATGATGAAGATTCGGTGAAGATCCTCCCTATGGGCTCCGGACGAACTTTAACGCCGCCGAATTAATACAATACCGCAAGTAAGTCGGCGGCGGCCCGTCGTCGAAAACGTGTCCGAGATGGCCGCCACATCTTTTGCAATGCACCTCGGTCCGGGGATAGAGTAATTTCATATCCGTTTTGGTTCGGACGGCGGAGTCATTCATCGGCTTCCAAAAACTCGGCCATCCGGTGTGGCTGTCATACTTCGCATCGGAGGAAAACAGCGGCAGGTCGCATCCCGCGCACAGGTAGACGCCATGGGCTTTATTCTTGTAATACGCATTCTGGAAAGGCGGCTCCGTTCCTTCCTTTCTCAGAACATTGTACTGCTCGGGGGTCAGGTGCGAGCGCCACTCCTCGTCCGTCTTGGTAATCTCAAACGTTTCGTCCGACTCTCCGGCCTGCACCCGCCGAGGCTTGAAAGACATGGCCAGGATTGCGAATCCCGCGACCAGGGCGGATTGAAGGAAAGTTCTTCGATCCATCGGTCCTCCTGCATAATTATTTTTCCCGAACGGAATAAAATTCCTTTAACCGAACGTGAAGGCAAAAAGCTTTACGTTTGGTTCTTCAAAGATCAGCTCAAAGAGATGATCCCCGCCTTCGCCCCGTGGAAGTGCAACGAGGTTATAGAGCCTTGAATTGGTAACAACAACCTTGCCGTCCGGTCCCACATCGTCGCCGCGCGAGTCCGGAGAAATCGGTTTTCCGTCCAGGAAGACTTTGGCCATCGATCCTTTTCCTTTCCCGGCCATGACCAGATTGAGTTTGGGCGCCTCAAATCGAAATCGAATCGCGCCGCCGGGAGCCTGGAGAACGGCCGCCTCTTCCGTAATTTTCCACAAACCCGTCAGCGTCCACTGGTTAAGACCGAGCGTCGCGGGAGCGGCGTAGTCCAGGACGGCATCCGGTTGCAGGCCTTGAGGGGACGAGAAATTTTGTGTGCGGCCATATCCGATATACGTCTCAGACGAATGAATTTTGGAAAAATCGACGGAATCTTTCGGGGCCTCCAGGCTCACGGGCCGGTGAAGCAGCTTGGCCTCGGATAAAAGAGTCTGGATGGCCCGTTCGGTTTCCTTATAATTTCCCTCCCCGAAATGTTCTTCACGGATCCTCCCCTGGGCGTCGATCAAGTAGTGCGCCGGCCAATACCGGTTGTTGTAGGCATTCCAGGTTCCATAATCATTGTCCAGGGCAACCGGATAATGGATGCCGTGTCGGAGGACCGCCTGTTTCACATTGGCTTCCTCTTTTTCAAAACTGAATTCCGGAGTGTGGACCCCGACGACGACCAATCCTTGGTCTTTGTACTTTTGGTACCATTGAGTGACATACGGAAGGGTTCGAATACAGTTGATGCAGGAATAGGTCCAAAAATCAATTAGGACCACTTTTCCTTTTAGATCGGAGGACGACAAAGCGGGAGAATTGATCCAAGCCGTAATGTGAGAGAACTCCGGAATCGTTCCCAAGACAGGCAGCGGCATGGCTTCGGTCGACGCCAGCGCGATTCCCGAGTTCGAATCGCTTGCGTCCGGATCCTCTCGGGGAATGGACGCGGATTCTTTTTTATCGACCAGTTGCCTTTCAATCTGGTTGGTAATGAAAAGCCGTCCCGGAAGGTGGGAAAGAAGCCATGTATCCAGGTTGAAATAGAGCCCGATGACCGTGGCGAGGGTCAGGGATCCCAGAAGTTTATGCGAGATCGGTCCCCACACCCGAAAATGCTGCAATCGGTGGGAGACCGTTTGTCCCCCATACCCGATCAGCAGCATCGGAACGGCAGCCCCGAGAGAATACCCGCCCATCAAAAACAGGGTTTGGGCAAACGATCTCTGAACGGTGGCCAGCGTAATGATGATGCCGAGAATCGGCCCCGCACAGGGCGCCCAGATCAGTCCCAGCGAGCCCCCGATCAGCAGGGCGTTGAGCCGGTCCGGTTCGGCGCCGAGCCGGTTGATCCCCGCATATCTTTGCGCAAGGAAGCTGATCCGGTTCCCTATTCCCTCCCAGAGCCTCGGCCAGATCAATGAGAGGCTGAAGAAAAAGAGGATACCCA is from Nitrospiria bacterium and encodes:
- the msrB gene encoding peptide-methionine (R)-S-oxide reductase MsrB: MDRRTFLQSALVAGFAILAMSFKPRRVQAGESDETFEITKTDEEWRSHLTPEQYNVLRKEGTEPPFQNAYYKNKAHGVYLCAGCDLPLFSSDAKYDSHTGWPSFWKPMNDSAVRTKTDMKLLYPRTEVHCKRCGGHLGHVFDDGPPPTYLRYCINSAALKFVRSP
- a CDS encoding cytochrome c biogenesis protein DipZ is translated as MNWGLELLSILAGLLTVLSPCILPVLPPLLSASVATPLRHRPFWIVLGLAGGFTLFGTTFALFGSLLGLSDALLRHVALGILFFFSLSLIWPRLWEGIGNRISFLAQRYAGINRLGAEPDRLNALLIGGSLGLIWAPCAGPILGIIITLATVQRSFAQTLFLMGGYSLGAAVPMLLIGYGGQTVSHRLQHFRVWGPISHKLLGSLTLATVIGLYFNLDTWLLSHLPGRLFITNQIERQLVDKKESASIPREDPDASDSNSGIALASTEAMPLPVLGTIPEFSHITAWINSPALSSSDLKGKVVLIDFWTYSCINCIRTLPYVTQWYQKYKDQGLVVVGVHTPEFSFEKEEANVKQAVLRHGIHYPVALDNDYGTWNAYNNRYWPAHYLIDAQGRIREEHFGEGNYKETERAIQTLLSEAKLLHRPVSLEAPKDSVDFSKIHSSETYIGYGRTQNFSSPQGLQPDAVLDYAAPATLGLNQWTLTGLWKITEEAAVLQAPGGAIRFRFEAPKLNLVMAGKGKGSMAKVFLDGKPISPDSRGDDVGPDGKVVVTNSRLYNLVALPRGEGGDHLFELIFEEPNVKLFAFTFG